The stretch of DNA GGCAGCAATGATTGGCTTAGGGAAAGTCTCCATTCTTTCAAAAAGCTCTTGTCCAAAAGTTGCTAGTTTAGTAAAGTCTTCTCCATTATCTATTGTAGTGAATTCTTTTATGTCGGCACCTGCTGAAAAAAATCTGCCTTCCCCATGAATTAAGATGACTCTTATTTCATCATTTGATTGAATTTCATCTAATACCAAAGATAGTTCCTTTAATAATCCTGATGAAAGAGCATTTGCCGGTGGACGCTCAATCGTAATGGTAGCCACCATATCTTGGAATGACCATTTTAATAATTCCATACTCCATCCCCTTTTCTAACAGATTATGATCGTGCTGTACAACCATTAAGAAGTAATTGATGTACAGATTCTGCTAATGCGGTTAAATCATATTTTTGATCGTTCATAACCCATGTAGTAACTGTCTCATCCATCGTACCAAAAATCATTTGTCTCGCCAATCGAATATCGAGAGTAGGTGAAAACTCTCCACTTTCTTTTCCGTCCTTTAAAATCTTTTCCACTAATGATAAATATCCCTTTAGAACTTCATTAATTTTATGGCGAAGATCTTTATTTGACTGTCTTAACTCTAACTGCGTTACAATGGCTAGATGCCTATCTTCTGAAAGCATATTAAAATGCGTTTCAATCATCATTAATAATTTCTCCGCTGCTGTTTCTTTTCCTTCAATTTTTTCTTCTATTTTTTCAACAAAACTACCCATTTTTTCTTGAAAGAGAGAGATAAGTATATCTTCTTTATTCTTAAAATATAAATAAATAGTGCCATCAGCTACTCCTGCATGCTTTGCAATTTTTGCAACTTGCGCATGGTGGTAGCCATTTTCTGCAATGGCAATAACGGCAGCATCAATAATTTGACGGTATTTAGGTCTGTTCTTTTTCAAGCTTTACCTCCTCTCAAGAAATTCCTGCTATTTTTTTAAAGCTTTATACTTTTATGAATGTCAAATATTTTTTTGAACCTAAATAATGAATGAATAATCATTCATATTTTTATAATAGAATTACAATTTTTCTGTGTCAACAAAATGCTTGTCTTTTGTTTGCTTAATTATGACATTTCCGAAAAGAATAGACAAGCTTAAATATTCAAAAATAAAGAACCGAATGAGCTCGGTCTTTAATTAAGCCTGCTTTTCTATATGATCATTCGCTTTCTTTTTTTCTTCATCTATTAAAGCTCTTCTCAAAATCTTACCTACAGCTGTCTTCGGAAGTTCATCACGGAATTCATAAAGTCTTGGAACTTTGTAGGCAGCTAGATGCTTCCGTGCAAATTCATTTAATTCTTCTTGACTTGTTGTTGTACCCTCTTTTAATACGATATAGGCTTTAACTGTTTCACCGCGATACGGA from Cytobacillus dafuensis encodes:
- a CDS encoding TetR/AcrR family transcriptional regulator, whose amino-acid sequence is MKKNRPKYRQIIDAAVIAIAENGYHHAQVAKIAKHAGVADGTIYLYFKNKEDILISLFQEKMGSFVEKIEEKIEGKETAAEKLLMMIETHFNMLSEDRHLAIVTQLELRQSNKDLRHKINEVLKGYLSLVEKILKDGKESGEFSPTLDIRLARQMIFGTMDETVTTWVMNDQKYDLTALAESVHQLLLNGCTARS